One window from the genome of Planctomycetota bacterium encodes:
- the atpC gene encoding ATP synthase F1 subunit epsilon gives MAADSKHCRLIIVTPEAEVFDAEVRGVILPAHDGQYGVLGNHAPFLIEIGAGSLEIEGTDGSKQSYYVEGGVAQMKDNKLTVLTDDAMTPDKIDRDKTNADLASAIAVEATSDEEQKLKETRMKRARAKLALVGI, from the coding sequence ATGGCCGCCGATTCCAAGCACTGCCGGTTGATTATCGTCACACCTGAGGCCGAGGTCTTCGACGCCGAAGTTCGTGGCGTGATCCTACCGGCCCATGACGGTCAGTACGGTGTCCTCGGCAACCACGCCCCATTCCTGATCGAAATCGGTGCAGGCTCGCTCGAAATCGAGGGTACCGACGGCAGCAAGCAGTCGTACTACGTCGAGGGCGGCGTTGCCCAGATGAAGGACAACAAACTCACCGTGCTCACCGACGATGCGATGACGCCGGACAAGATCGATCGCGACAAAACCAACGCCGATTTGGCATCCGCGATCGCCGTCGAAGCCACCAGCGACGAAGAACAGAAGCTCAAGGAAACCCGCATGAAACGGGCCCGGGCCAAGCTGGCACTGGTTGGCATTTGA
- a CDS encoding GreA/GreB family elongation factor yields the protein MQYVSTEEKQKLEQKLEAMRVAKIEVQERIRAAAALGDLSENAEYHFAKEENRKVEKEMLELEEKIKNVAVVNADDVPEDMVFLGHTVRLMDLDDETETLVRIVGEMDGPDEDDEVLVVSSSSPMAEALLKQKVGDKVKVDAPAGTMEFEIMEIL from the coding sequence ATGCAGTACGTCAGCACTGAAGAAAAGCAGAAGTTGGAGCAAAAGCTCGAGGCCATGCGGGTCGCCAAGATCGAGGTGCAGGAACGCATCCGAGCCGCGGCCGCGCTGGGCGATCTCTCCGAGAATGCCGAGTACCACTTCGCCAAGGAAGAGAACCGCAAGGTCGAGAAGGAGATGCTCGAGCTCGAGGAGAAGATCAAAAACGTCGCGGTGGTCAACGCTGATGATGTGCCGGAAGACATGGTGTTCCTCGGTCACACCGTGCGCCTGATGGACCTCGACGACGAGACTGAAACGCTCGTCCGGATCGTCGGCGAGATGGACGGCCCAGATGAGGACGACGAGGTACTCGTTGTCAGTTCCAGCAGTCCGATGGCCGAAGCCCTGCTCAAGCAGAAGGTCGGCGATAAAGTCAAAGTCGACGCCCCGGCCGGGACGATGGAGTTCGAGATCATGGAGATTCTCTAG
- a CDS encoding amino acid carrier protein, whose translation MEQIEAFVNEVNGYLFHEYVLFALLGTGLLFTIWTAFGQYRAITHGAAVIRGKYDDKGDPGAINHFQALSTALSATVGLGNIAGVAVAVALGGPGAVFWMWVIGILGMALKMTEVTQSMLYRNTENPSNPHGGPMFVAQQGFAKMGLKPLGTIIGGIFVVTLIISAITGGNMFQAWNVANTTRDYFGVNQLYSGVILAVVVAVVIIGGIKVIGRVASIIVPFMCVVYLIAGLYVLVLNIGDVPSMLATIVKAGLGLEEQSASGAFIGGSFGYAFLWGVKRALFSSEAGQGSAPIAHSAAKTDEPVREGVVAGLEPLIDTIIVCTVTALVIMSSGAYNRPAEAVVADAGMLSLVPAVDDEGGAKEDTYTLPDTPVVALPPKTEDARRIAAIDDGVDWVAKETMFVRYLGSTDEDSGTSIKKLTGKVENVGTDDVPELVVKWGEISSDIPPTLVVVDGVPDTGIYGDYAGSSLTAHAFDRVQPGLGKWLVSIAIWLFAISTMISWSYYGEQGVIWVVDAIAGSDTAGRSMQPYFVYPYKLIYCIIIAVTCIPNLITTDIELDMWTSLGLGVMLVVNIPLMWVFAPQAMKAYHNYIGRLKRGELDSHENPKLSDVVSGHDVE comes from the coding sequence ATGGAACAAATCGAAGCTTTCGTCAACGAAGTCAACGGCTATCTCTTCCACGAGTACGTGCTCTTCGCACTGCTCGGGACCGGCTTGCTCTTCACGATCTGGACCGCGTTCGGACAGTACCGGGCCATCACGCACGGGGCTGCCGTCATTCGTGGCAAGTACGACGACAAGGGTGATCCCGGCGCGATCAACCACTTCCAGGCGCTTTCGACGGCGCTGAGCGCGACGGTCGGCTTGGGGAACATCGCCGGCGTCGCGGTGGCCGTGGCACTTGGCGGACCGGGAGCCGTGTTCTGGATGTGGGTGATCGGCATCCTCGGCATGGCGCTGAAGATGACCGAAGTCACGCAGTCCATGCTCTACCGAAACACCGAGAACCCATCCAACCCGCACGGCGGACCGATGTTCGTCGCGCAGCAGGGGTTTGCCAAGATGGGCCTCAAGCCGCTCGGCACCATCATCGGCGGCATCTTCGTCGTCACGCTCATCATCTCGGCCATCACCGGCGGCAACATGTTCCAGGCGTGGAACGTGGCCAACACCACGCGCGACTACTTTGGGGTCAACCAGCTTTACAGCGGCGTGATCCTCGCGGTCGTCGTTGCGGTGGTCATCATCGGCGGCATCAAGGTCATCGGCCGGGTCGCGTCGATCATCGTGCCGTTCATGTGTGTCGTGTACCTGATCGCCGGGCTGTATGTGCTGGTCCTGAACATCGGTGACGTGCCGAGCATGCTCGCGACGATCGTGAAGGCGGGCCTTGGGCTGGAAGAGCAATCCGCGTCGGGCGCGTTCATCGGCGGTAGCTTCGGGTACGCTTTCCTCTGGGGCGTCAAACGAGCGTTGTTCAGTAGCGAGGCCGGTCAAGGCAGCGCGCCGATCGCCCACTCTGCGGCCAAGACCGACGAGCCGGTCCGCGAGGGCGTGGTCGCCGGACTCGAGCCGTTGATCGACACGATCATCGTCTGCACGGTGACGGCGTTGGTCATCATGTCCAGCGGCGCGTACAACCGGCCGGCCGAGGCGGTCGTCGCGGATGCCGGCATGCTCAGCCTCGTCCCGGCCGTCGACGACGAGGGCGGTGCCAAGGAAGACACCTACACGCTCCCCGACACGCCCGTCGTAGCGCTTCCGCCCAAGACCGAAGACGCTCGTCGGATCGCGGCGATCGACGACGGCGTGGACTGGGTCGCCAAGGAAACGATGTTCGTCCGCTACCTCGGCAGCACCGATGAGGATTCAGGCACGTCGATCAAGAAACTCACCGGCAAGGTCGAAAACGTGGGCACCGACGATGTGCCGGAGCTGGTCGTGAAGTGGGGCGAGATCTCCAGCGATATCCCGCCGACGCTCGTCGTCGTCGACGGCGTGCCCGACACCGGAATTTACGGCGATTATGCGGGCAGTTCGCTCACGGCCCATGCGTTCGACCGTGTTCAGCCGGGCCTGGGCAAGTGGCTGGTATCCATCGCAATTTGGCTGTTCGCCATCAGCACGATGATCTCTTGGAGCTACTACGGCGAACAGGGCGTCATCTGGGTGGTCGACGCGATCGCAGGCTCCGACACGGCCGGCCGCAGCATGCAGCCGTACTTCGTTTACCCGTACAAGCTGATCTACTGCATCATCATCGCCGTAACGTGTATTCCGAACCTGATCACGACCGATATCGAGCTGGACATGTGGACCTCGCTCGGTCTGGGCGTGATGCTGGTGGTGAACATCCCGTTGATGTGGGTGTTCGCTCCACAGGCGATGAAGGCGTACCACAACTACATCGGCCGCCTGAAGCGTGGCGAGCTGGATTCCCACGAAAATCCCAAGCTCTCGGACGTCGTGAGCGGGCATGACGTGGAATGA